In Hylaeus volcanicus isolate JK05 chromosome 9, UHH_iyHylVolc1.0_haploid, whole genome shotgun sequence, the following proteins share a genomic window:
- the LOC128882037 gene encoding uncharacterized protein LOC128882037, with translation MILVPLALVLFAALASVESAINEVRPPSNRPGRFLSLPIPQKCANRPKEFNYRGHNYFYSGHIPAHGNQRVDWLDARNICREYCMDLVSIETQDENNLIFRLIQQNDVPYIWTSGRLCDFKGCENRRDLEPKSLYGWFWSANRKKMAPTNQVPEGWNFNPWSQTGHKKARQPDNAEFDINGTNESCLSVLNNVYKDGISWHDVACYHQKPFVCEDSEELLNYVASTNPGLRL, from the exons ATGATCTTGGTGCCGTTAGCCCTGGTGCTTTTCGCGGCGCTCGCGAGCGTCGAATCAGCGATAAACGAAGTCCGACCTCCGAGTAACAGACCAGGAAGATTCCTTTCTCTTCCAATACCACAGAAGTGTGCAAACC GACCAAAAGAATTCAACTACAGAGGCCACAACTACTTCTATAGTGGACATATCCCAGCTCATGGCAACCAGAGGGTGGATTGGCTGGATGCTAGGAACATTTGCAGGGAATACTGTATGGATCTCGTGTCGATAGAGACTCAagatgaaaacaatttaattttcagactCATTCAACAAA ACGATGTTCCCTACATTTGGACATCAGGACGTCTCTGCGACTTCAAGGGTTGCGAGAATCGTCGCGACCTAGAGCCAAAATCTCTCTACGGATGGTTCTGGTCGGCCAATAGGAAGAAGATGGCACCGACTAACCAGGTTCCCGAAGGCTGGAACTTCAATCCGTGGTCTCAAACTGGCCATAAGAAAGCCAGGCAACCGGATAACGCTGAATTCGACATAAACGGCACCAACGAATCCTGCTTATCCGTTCTTAACAATGTCTACAAAGATGGAATCAGCTGGCACGACGTCGCGTGTTACCACCAGAAACCTTTCGTATGCGAGGACTCTGAGGAACTCTTGAATTACGTGGCTAGCACTAATCCTGGCCTTCGTCTTTAA
- the LOC128882035 gene encoding telomere-associated protein RIF1-like: MASNMQSFPRMLKMLRENSNIKDKREALTYIRSNSKKLEATKTIKEEQYKELCKLVIDAFANGNSDIQNEAYGALNVIIRDFKEHSLNLFECMSRINQKNRLKILKLLEVVEDNAISVVAYDAHTVNFFKYCMCTIQENAMPWTAPTACVDNIEALTEAESRTLSDDQRLEEETINYCLTLLRRLYKVAAITSDIKVQRFNALLLDKIMVLAYMGHKRQRAPALNLLQQALATDIASHVRNKLPEEWAQYKTALQSVYCKRMLLLVSMCELDWATQWNVSIQFLGVDLHRGAGLINNLLSVEEKAFKSTDTIIRRQAFLSWKLLVDNFALDPQELATARRIKLLCTPLNAKNSKNELIALTKLEVWWHVIIKLYKDIRKFVNPVITQFLNFCFGPLGDTPLMSSKLDILASPGKRFFKTKVIAVDALCQLLVTKQENTVFSPILEERLPHSISDSVFQECYKSIIHSVGEALLVLSQLTDAEMKNRYQLGKILWTSLVNYIQETKMEKKELIYKDMILVITELTNYALDKPMIRNLILDTILFEVADLGRNFDFQDDTLFALVMKFLQTPLLNEAKHNHFEGLKSLLWQCIKSQKKNEYYPHAFKCLKEIYEKLHNLSSYHINFEAKYQIVTFELWRILVEVLIQYMDDLQDINEGSATEHNLKTVESIVSFPFMYIHLQDKEQEEELLIVWKRLYKQFEMRTDLMPTVKTNEILLNTTNAMLRCVERNKRCYHLIIHCLETLLSIVNYKFLLSNGEVPSIMHLILKIIPYTLYSNRVAECESVLKAFSAVLVTIYGHNPNKVTSYLQVCKPVIELILSTEQETGCKEIANTWEIIVTILKDLCKLINYDFALSFKKIIDLAVNHPNPDIQAQTTSLFETQNTSSNNAKVISEEKDASRRKTTNELDTAKKNEDGKPSNQVKTVGNFSNRQSTNQKGVFKGTDKSDKKISPDSDSQDYVFIKTDLKFDVSRLTEHQKESFKRRREDIPALYNDLSQSSSQDTQNLQEWFDKKNQALEETERTNAKKDGISMKNILNDDANKENKIAVDPEVITKAVVQNDTKLTESAGQNVSLEPIQNPKGCVDSNDNSCPENVKSSLDAATNDSLDSQEEFSTNKDNERLSPSILDNGKRRNRHSNVARPGALPESEEIINEPEQSNAVLQRTSKIPVVKHKSNTINKQKLSGNMENKPLDEEKRGVKRKASSDSESEGTIQRRRRKLMPSEAANDSDSPKFTESDNTAVQEDGIVKSGNVNRRIKKEISRLRINMVFDTPLTRSRRSKSHERRTSESNGVKRGRPPKVKLKSEVNNEFTKIKDIKITWGDKKNEGEEENNVQGERKEEENEVEVKPSNQDDVKPSNDDDVKPSNEDNVKPSNEDNVKPSNEPDTVVKDFIPCDCVHSVDNDSNENVKKAQDVKSVDQPQDDTQDIIENSQELQKKCNEKQCFIKINKIGDIRQTTKIQEITVEIENVSEIASSNCDNDNKEVPKDNQELEEVSEVNEPKIVSQAIDNSLCDNEEDDIFEIQKVSEGYSIKPVLGYMSPKSTINRHLKYKPYSTQGRAAHMLGLVTKQAKMETEYYSINFDEESIIKKTKTKDADETIGKKDRGPAFKEADKVTASCSSRQEKIFSNMKSSDYCLSPPMKLFSNLKNDGEKIFSKVDKSTDCESTETDDHVENVAEETLLETDELPILEWSSANPPSLTASPSVSILKRQRQTGPEPDAECVTPSKRKRVSFADPPVSKEMGYDVSTSDSSYKANKLVSRGLLGRKDTPLRMKPTKHRLIRYDSEKLGKEEADMHTSEIDLQCERENELLTKLAEEMEYSENMTMDTDIQGSNVIPPEDNCIRLNIDNISTTYEITQDTTFSKTTESNRNKADQEENDAALESKKESNVSIKCNELDESATQGCVFNGKDTSNVDDKLNGVCETLAENNTLDSLGFIIGNDSLRNQSSDKHSSSENLEDTVDAANLTSLNSTANSDEIFCGKLIRTSTQAASTEEQDTLLVTDSVFGSLPMSQDSQPSNEFDVEIPHPELLDSIQPIYPSLISCSEPIDRVIEQLTNPLWIQNLSTHLKNRKIQTMGDLAQLSEREVNRLPVKGNSKVEFVKSVLKCFEKTYFVKETSSAIEHLDVANNGTYSIDTNAPGSTSKLVPQDESLQTSSVTTQTEAENQAALLVRPNCSKIVDSDASETSKNAMECTLDECESNLAISSVSNSSNLTTTQAINESEAVAESPSCSNRNGISTIPLIVKTVGTCTSEDFICLPRMTAKATKSVSAQMALEDLLDEIDVNLVLESAARRCGPEKLLMQYKNKMKHLSQVEIERDAIRMLGAEPVKINTEVTLKAACRACGVNKVLLRLPDIFSADKQFFVKVLNAYRKKIKTSDCLNILDLAEVKDVVCQKCTSSELAEMLSRKLKEEEKEGIRKPMAELSSLDAMLKRMPMDVIISHTVANDELIPSCVVLDIALQNNSSTDITKALESQTPPMTKNVFDKLWSSDLAVKHLEEFGKSKEELLSIFKVVSSKLGQQDLLQAFYESMNAKVMVNEENN, encoded by the exons ATGGCTTCTAATATGCAGTCTTTCCCGCGAATGCTGAAAATGCTACGAGAAAATAGCAACATCAAAGACAAACGGGAAGCCTTAACCTATATTCGCAG CAACAGCAAAAAGTTGGAAGCAACGAAAACCATAAAAGAGGAACAATACAAAGAATTGTGCAAACTAGTTATCGATGCTTTTGCAAATGGAAACAGCGACATACAAAATGAAGCATACGGAGCGCTAAATGTTATCATTCGGGACTTCAAAGAacattctttgaatttattcgaatgcaTGTCGCGGATAAATCAGAAAAATAG attaaaaattttgaaattattagaagTGGTAGAGGACAACGCGATATCTGTAGTTGCTTACGATGCACATACCGtgaacttttttaaatattgtatgtgTACGATACAAGAGAATGCTATGCCATGGACGGCGCCAACTGCGTGCGTGGATAACATCGAAGCATTGACAGAAGCTGAAAGTAGAACACTATCGGACGACCAAAGATTAGAAGAAGAAACTATTAATTACTGCTTAACTTTATTGAGAAGGTTGTATAAAGTGGCTGCAATTACATCGGATATTAAAGTTCAAAGG TTTAATGCACTCTTATTAGATAAAATAATGGTATTAGCCTATATGGGTCACAAGCGACAACGTGCTCCAGCTTTAAATCTCTTACAACAAGCACTCGCTACAGATATAGCATCGCACGTTCGTAATAAACTACCCGAAGAATGGGCTCAATACAAAACTGCGTTGCAGTCCGTGTACTGCAAACGTATGCTCCTTTTGGTATCTATGTGCGAGCTGGATTGGGCTACGCAATGGAACGTCAGCATCCAGTTTCTCGGTGTGGATCTTCATCGCGGTGCTGGCTTGATAAATAACTTACTCAGCGTCGAAGAGAAAGCATTCAAGTCTACAGACACAATTATACGCAG gcAAGCATTCCTGTCGTGGAAGTTACTAGTGGATAATTTTGCGTTAGATCCGCAAGAACTCGCTACTGCCAGACGGATAAAGTTGCTGTGTACTCCTCTGAACgctaaaaatagtaaaaacgAATTGATAGCACTGACAAAGTTGGAAGTCTGGTGGCACGTGATCATCAAGCTTTACAAGGACATTCGCAAGTTCGTTAACCCAGTGATCACGCAGTTCTTGAATTTCTGCTTCGGGCCTCTAGGAGATACGCCATTGATGTCTTCGAAATTGGATATACTAGCTTCGCCAGGCAAAAGGTTCTTCAAGACAAAAGTTATCGCCGTCGATGCTCTATGCCAACTTCTCGTCACGAAGCAAGAAAACACCGTCTTCTCTCCAATCTTGGAAGAAAGGCTTCCGCATTCTATATCAGATTCCGTTTTCCAAGAATGTTACAAGAGTATTATTCACAGCGTAGGAGAAGCTCTGCTCGTGCTCAGCCAACTCACAGATGCGGAAATGAAGAATAGATACCAGCTTGGTAAAATATTGTGGACGAGTTTGGTTAATTATatacaagaaacaaaaatggaaaagaaggaGCTTATATATAAGGATATGATACTGGTTATTACAGAGCTGACAAATTATGCTTTGGACAAACCAATGATCAGGAACCTAATTctcgatacaattttgttcGAGGTGGCTGATCTTGGtcgaaatttcgattttcaaGATGATACGTTGTTTGCATTGGTGATGAAGTTCTTGCAAACTCCACTATTGAACGAAGCGAAACATAATCATTTCGAGGGATTGAAATCTCTGCTTTGGCAATGCATTAAGTCgcaaaaaaagaacgaatatTATCCACACGCATTTAAATgcttaaaagaaatatacgaaAAGTTGCACAACTTGTCATCCTATCACATTAATTTTGAAGCTAAATATCAAATTGTTACTTTCGAGTTGTGGCGTATTTTGGTAGAAGTGCTGATACAATATATGGATGATTTGCAAGATATCAACGAGGGCAGTGCGACggaacataatttaaaaacagtcGAATCGATTGTATCATTTCCattcatgtacatacatttgCAAGATAAGGAACAGGAGGAAGAGTTGTTGATAGTTTGGAAAcgtttgtataaacaattcgAAATGCGAACAGACCTTATGCCAACTGTAAAAActaacgaaattttattaaacaccACAAACGCTATGCTCCGTTGCGTAGAAAGAAATAAGAGATGTTACCATCTCATTATACATTGTTTGGAGACTTTGTTGAGTATCGTCaactataaatttcttttatcaaacGGAGAAGTTCCGTCTATTATGCACCTTATCTTGAAAATCATACCTTACACATTGTACAGTAATCGCGTCGCGGAGTGCGAAAGTGTTCTCAAAGCTTTCTCTGCGGTACTCGTTACGATCTACGGTCACAATCCTAACAAAGTGACGTCGTATTTACAAGTCTGTAAGCCAGTCATCGAACTGATCCTTTCGACTGAACAAGAAACAGGATGCAAAGAGATAGCGAACACATGGGAGATCATCGTTACTATCCTCAAAGACCTTTGTAAGTTGATCAACTATGACTTTGCTCTgtctttcaaaaaaattatcgATTTAGCTGTAAACCATCCGAATCCTGACATACAAGCTCAGACAACGTCTCTCTTCGAGACGCAAAATACATCAAGTAATAACGCTAAAGTAATATCGGAAGAAAAAGACGCAAGCAGACGCAAGACGACAAACGAATTGGACACCGCGAAGAAGAACGAAGATGGAAAGCCGTCGAATCAAGTCAAGACAGTTGGCAATTTCTCGAACAGACAGTCTACTAATCAAAAAGGTGTATTCAAAGGAACCGATAAAAGCGACAAGAAGATATCGCCTGACTCCGATTCTCAGGATTACGTCTTCATCAAGACAGATCTGAAATTTGACGTTTCTCGTTTGACTGAACATCAGAAGGAGAGCTTTAAACGTAGGAGAGAGGATATCCCAGCGTTGTACAACGATTTGTCGCAGTCTTCGTCGCAAGACACTCAAAACTTGCAAGAATGGTTCGACAAGAAAAATCAAGCTCTAGAGGAAACGGAGAGGACGAATGCTAAGAAGGATGGTATCTCGATGAAGAATATTCTCAACGATGATGCGaacaaggaaaataaaattgcagtGGACCCGGAAGTTATCACCAAAGCTGTCGTTCAGAACGATACCAAGCTGACAGAAAGTGCTGGACAGAACGTATCGTTGGAACCCATCCAAAATCCAAAGGGTTGCGTGGATAGCAATGATAATTCGTGTccagaaaatgtaaaaagttcaTTAGACGCAGCAACAAACGACTCGCTCGACTCTCAGGAAGAGTTTTCCACGAATAAAGACAACGAAAGACTTTCTCCATCCATATTAGACAATGGCAAACGACGTAATCGTCACAGTAACGTCGCAAGACCTGGTGCTTTGCCAGAATCcgaagaaattattaacgaaccAGAGCAATCGAATGCAGTTCTGCAAAGAACATCAAAAATACCAGTAGTTAAACACAAATCGAACAcgattaacaaacaaaaattgtctgGTAACATGGAAAATAAACCACTGGACGAGGAGAAGAGAGGCGTCAAGCGAAAGGCATCTTCTGACAGCGAAAGCGAGGGAACTATTCAGCGTCGTAGAAGGAAACTCATGCCGTCTGAGGCTGCCAACGACAGCGACAGCCCTAAATTTACAGAAAGCGATAACACAGCTGTGCAGGAAGACGGAATTGTCAAGAGTGGGAACGTGAATCGACGTATCAAAAAGGAAATATCTCGACTACGTATTAACATGGTATTCGATACTCCTTTGACGAGGAGTCGCAGATCCAAGAGCCACGAAAGGCGCACGTCTGAAAGCAACGGTGTCAAAAGAGGCAGACCACCGAAAGTGAAGCTAAAATCAGAGGTAAACAACGAATTTACCAAGATTAAAGACATCAAAATCACTTGGGGGGACAAGAAGAATGAAGGGGAAGAAGAGAACAACGTGcaaggagaaagaaaagaggaagagaatGAAGTAGAAGTTAAGCCATCCAACCAAGATGATGTTAAGCCATCCAACGATGATGATGTTAAGCCATCCAACGAAGATAACGTTAAGCCATCCAACGAAGATAACGTTAAGCCATCTAACGAACCTGATACAGTAGTCAAGGactttataccatgcgattgCGTTCACAGCGTAGACAATGACTCGAACGAGAACGTCAAGAAGGCTCAAGACGTTAAATCAGTCGACCAACCACAGGATGACACTCAagatataatagaaaattcacAGGAACTACAGAAGAAATGTAACGAGaaacaatgttttattaaaatcaacaAGATTGGCGATATTCGTCAGACAACAAAGATTCAAGAAATTACTGTCGAAATCGAAAACGTGAGCGAAATTGCTTCAAGTAATTGTGATAATGACAACAAAGAAGTTCCTAAAGATAATCAGGAACTGGAAGAAGTCAGTGAAGTCAACGAACCAAAGATTGTGTCTCAGGCTATCGACAACAGCCTGTGCGATAACGAAGAAGATGATATATTTGAGATACAAAAAGTAAGTGAAGGGTATTCGATCAAGCCTGTTTTGGGGTATATGTCCCCAAAGAGTACTATCAATCGTCACTTGAAATACAAACCGTACTCGACGCAAGGACGTGCAGCGCACATGTTAGGTCTAGTAACGAAACAGGCTAAAATGGAAACCGAATATTACAGCATAAATTTTGACGAGgaatctataataaaaaagactAAAACTAAAGACGCAGATGAGACAATTGGAAAGAAGGATCGAGGACCCGCTTTCAAGGAAGCTGATAAAGTAACAGCGTCGTGCAGTAGCCGACAAGAAAAGATCTTCAGCAATATGAAATCTTCGGATTATTGTTTATCGCCTCCAATGAAACTGTTCTCCAATTTGAAGAACGACGGCGAAAAGATTTTTTCAAAGGTAGACAAGTCAACGGATTGCGAATCTACAGAAACTGACGATCACGTTGAGAACGTGGCCGAAGAGACTCTGTTAGAAACGGACGAATTGCCAATTCTAGAGTGGTCAAGTGCAAATCCACCTTCGTTAACAGCATCTCCCAGTGTTAGCATTCTTAAAAGACAACGACAGACTGGTCCAGAACCTGATGCGGAGTGTGTAACTCCCAGCAAG agaAAACGAGTGAGTTTCGCTGACCCTCCAGTTTCAAAAGAGATGGGATACGATGTTTCGACCAGTGATTCCTCATATAAAGCTAATAAATTGGTTTCACGTGGTCTACTAGGGCGCAAAGATACTCCGTTAAGGATGAAACCGACAAAGCATAGGTTGATACGATACGACTCGGAGAAACTGGGCAAAGAAGAAGCAGACATGCATACGTCTGAAATTGATTTACAATGCGAAAGGGAGAATGAATTACTAACGAAACTGGCTGAGGAAATGGAATACTCCGAGAACATGACGATGGATACCGATATCCAAGGATCAAACGTAATTCCTCCAGAAGACAACTGTATTAGACTTAACATTGACAATATAAGTACCACGTACGAGATTACTCAAGATACAACGTTTTCTAAAACTACAGAATCGAATAGGAACAAAGCGGATCAGGAGGAAAATGACGCAGCGTTGGAGTCGAAGAAGGAATCCAATGTTAgtataaaatgtaatgaaTTAGACGAGTCTGCGACGCAAGGTTGTGTATTCAACGGAAAGGATACGAGCAACGTCGACGACAAACTGAATGGCGTATGCGAGACGCTCGCTGAAAACAATACCCTGGATTCTCTCGGATTCATCATTGGAAACGATTCCTTGAGAAATCAATCATCCGATAAACATTCGAGCAGCGAAAACTTGGAGGACACAGTGGACGCAGCGAATCTGACCAGCCTGAATTCCACCGCAAACTCTGATGAAATTTTCTGTGGAAAATTAATACGAACCAGTACGCAAGCAGCAAGTACGGAAGAACAGGATACCTTGTTGGTTACAGATTCGGTATTTGGGAGTTTGCCGATGAGCCAGGACAGTCAACCTTCAAACGAATTTGACGTAGAGATTCCACATCCAGAGTTGCTAGATTCCATTCAACCTATATATCCTTCGTTGATATCTTGCTCAGAACCCATAGATCGCGTCATCGAACAGTTGACCAATCCACTTTGGATACAGAATTTATCCAcgcatttgaaaaatagaaaaattcaaaccaTGGGGGATCTGGCACAGTTGTCTGAACGAGAAGTAAACAGACTTCCCGTGAAAGGTAACTCGAAAgttgaatttgtaaaaagCGTATTAAAGTGTTTCGAAAAGACGTATTTTGTAAAGGAAACGAGTAGTGCAATCGAGCATCTGGATGTTGCGAACAACGGAACGTATTCTATAGATACGAATGCACCTGGGTCCACATCGAAACTAGTACCTCAAGACGAATCGTTGCAAACGAGTTCTGTGACAACACAAACTGAGGCAGAGAATCAGGCTGCTCTCCTTGTTCGGCCAAATTGTAGCAAAATCGTCGATAGTGACGCATCGGAAACGTCCAAAAATGCGATGGAATGTACTTTAGACGAATGCGAATCTAATCTAGCCATATCATCCGTTTCAAACTCATCAAATCTTACAACTAC acaAGCGATAAACGAATCAGAAGCTGTTGCCGAAAGCCCCAGCTGTTCCAATAGAAATGGAATTTCTACGATACCCTTGATAGTGAAAACTGTTGGCACTTGTACCAGCGAGGATTTCATTTGCTTACCGAGGATGACAGCCAAGGCCACGAAGTCAGTCTCAGCGCAAATGGCCTTGGAAGACCTTTTGGACGAGATAGATGTTAATTTAGTTTTGGAAAGCGCTGCTAGGAGGTGTGGGCCAGAGAAACTTCTCATGCAGTACAAG AACAAAATGAAGCACCTGTCACAAGTGGAGATTGAGAGAGACGCTATAAGAATGCTCGGCGCTGAACCGGTAAAGATCAACACAGAAGTGACATTGAAAGCCGCCTGTCGTGCTTGCGGAGTCAACAAAGTCCTCCTGCGACTCCCAGACATCTTCAGCGCCGATAAACAGTTCTTCGTAAAAGTATTGAACGCGTAccgcaagaaaataaaaactagcGACTGCTTGAACATTCTCGACTTGGCGGAAGTCAAGGATGTCGTTTGCCAAAAATGCACGTCGTCGGAACTCGCCGAGATGTTGTCGAGGAAACtgaaagaggaagagaaagaggGGATACGAAAGCCCATGGCGGAATTGTCGAGTCTGGACGCCATGCTGAAGAGAATGCCCATGGATGTCATTATCAGTCACACTGTGGCGAACGATGAACTTATTCCTTCGTGCGTCGTATTAGATATAGCCTTGCAAAATAATAGCTCGACCGATATAACGAAGGCGTTGGAATCTCAAACCCCTCCCATGacgaaaaatgttttcgataAACTTTGGTCTTCCGATCTCGCGGTGAAACACCTCGAGGAGTTCGGTAAATCTAAAGAAGAGCTGCTTAGCATATTCAAAGTTGTCAGCTCCAAGCTCGGCCAGCAAGACCTCCTGCAAGCATTTTACGAATCCATGAACGCCAAAGTAATGGTAAACGAGGAAAACAACTAA